Within Pseudomonadota bacterium, the genomic segment CGACTATCTGCATATTCGGGTAAAAGACACCGGCATGGGTATCAGCGCTGAAGATCAACACCGGATTTTTGATCGGTTTTACAGAGTAAAAGATAAAAAAACCAGGTATATTAACGGCACAGGTCTGGGCCTGGTAATCGTCAAAAGTATTTTGGAATCCCACCAGGGTCGTATCAAAATCGAAAGTCAGGAAGGAGAAGGCAGCACTTTTTCTGTTTTTCTGCCGATTCTGACCGGCTGATCTTTCTGCCATGATCAGTGGCATCGGGGGTGTTTTTTAAAATAACTGTTCCGATGTCATTGACTTAAGGCAAATTTTCCCCTTATATTGTCTTTTGGTAAAGGCTCATGTTTTAGTTGTTAATTTACATATTGTTTGAATTATTTAAAACTAATATTTTTAAGGAGTGGCGGAATATGAATAAGGGGAAATATCTGCTGGGTTTTGTCTGTATTTTAGCGGTTTCCATTGTTTTTATATACAGCACCCGCATCCTTGGGTCAGGGCAGATTTCAGATGTTTCATCCCGGTCAAGGTCAGATGTAATTCAAATCGATAAAATGACTGCTTTTGGCAGACTTGAAAAACCGCCTGTTGAATTTCTTCACAACGCTCATACCGAAGCCCTGGCCAAAAAGAAAATGGATTGTACAGCCTGCCATTTAACCGATAATGACCGGATTTTTCTCAAATTTAAGCGAATCAAGGATACTGACAGGATAGAGGTGATGAATATTTATCATAAAGGATGCATTTCCTGTCATGGAGAAATGAAAGCAGCAGGGGAGAAAGCCGGGCCGGTTGAATGCGATGGCTGCCATAAGGAAAAAACACTATATTCATCTTCCGGACAGCCGATGGGCTTTGATAAATCCCTTCATTTCCGTCATTCGGAGGTGCAGGATAAAAAATGCGAACGGTGCCATCATGAATATGACGAAAAGGCAAAAAAACTTTTTTATGCAAAAGGTAAAGAAGGAACTTGCCGGTATTGCCATCAGACTGAAACAAAAGATAATTTGATTTCAATGCGCCTGGCTTCACATATTGCCTGCATAGATTGCCACAGGAAAAATCTTTCCAAAAAGATAGCTGCCGGTCCTGTAAACTGTTTGGGGTGCCATGATCGTGAAGCACAACAAAAAATTAAAAAAATATCTCCGGTTCCTCGAATGGATATGAAACAGCCTGATATTGCTTTGCTCAAGACCGCCAAAAAAGGCAGCGGTGTCGATACCATGAGCTTAAACAGGATGAATTTTGTTCCTTTTGATCATAAGGCTCATGAGTCCTATAACGATTCCTGCAGGATCTGTCATCATGAAAGCCTCAAGCCGTGTAATGAATGCCATACTCTTGCCGGAATAAAAGAGGGCAAAGAGGTAAATCTTGAAAAAGCCATGCACCAGGTTAACACAGGCAGAAGCTGTCAGGGTTGCCATGTTTTAAAGCAGGATGATGAAAACTGTGCAGGTTGCCATGCCTTCATGGGAAAGACAAGCAGGACAGAAGATGAGTTATGCCTTCAGTGTCATATGGTACCGGTGTCTGAAAAGAAAAAATTATTAAAACCGGACGACGAAAAAATGTTGGCAACTGCAAAGCTACTTTCAAGAACCCCTGTTACCGGCACTTATAATGAAAACGATATTCCGGAAAAAGTTATTATAAAGAATCTTTCCAACAAGTATGAGGCGGTTGATTTTCCGCATCGCAAGATTATTAATACTCTTGTAAGCAATATCAAAGATAACAAACTTGCAGGATATTTTCACAGCCAGGAAGGAACAATTTGCCAGGGATGTCATCATAACAGCCCTGTTTCCAAGAAGCCGCCTCAATGCGGAAATTGTCATGGCAAAGCCTTTGATGAAAAGAATCCATTAAAACCCGGAATAATGGGTGCATATCATCTGCAGTGCATAGGTTGCCATAAAGAGATGGATATCAAAAAACCTGCCGGGTGTACTGATTGTCATAAAAAAATTAAAGATAAAATGTAAGTTGAGGTGTTTAATATGTCGATATCACGAAGGAAGTTTCTGGGCTGGATTGGTGCGGCAGGTATAGGTTCTACTGTGGGCAAATCGGCTCTTGCTTCCGGCAATAAACATTTTGAGGGCTATCCCGGGAGTTTCGGTGTGTTGCATGACATTAGCCGATGTGTCGGATGCCGGAGTTGCGAGGCGGCCTGCAACAAGGTAAATGATCTTCCTGTTCCCGATAAAGCATTTACGGATATTAGCGTTTTGGATGAAAAAAGGAGAACAACCTCAAAGGCATACACAGTGGTTAATAGATATGATGTTGCTGGTAAAAAAGAACCGGTTTTCAGAAAAAATCAGTGTAATCATTGCCTTGAGCCTGCCTGTGCATCCGTATGTTTTGTCAGGGCTTTCAAAAAAACGCCAACAGGCGCTGTTACCTATGATCCCAACGTGTGCGTGGGATGCCGTTATTGCATGATAGCCTGCCCTTTTGAGATTCCGGCATATGAATACAATAAAGCGCTTGAGCCGCGTGTAATGAAATGCACCATGTGCTATCCCAGGATATCCAAGGGGCAACTTCCCGGATGTGTCGAAGCCTGTCCGGTTGAAGCACTGACTTTTGGGAAACGGGAGGATTTGCTTATGATAGCGCGTGAACGTATCCGAAAATACCCGGACAGATATATTAATCATATATATGGCGAGACCGAAATGGGTGGCACAAACTGGCTGTATATTTCAGGCGTAGCCTTTTCAGATATCGGGATGCGTGAAGACCTCGGTGTTACGCCTGCTCCCGAGTTGACTTCCGGAGCTCTTGCGGCTGTTCCTGTTGTTGCCGGCTTATGGCCTGTGCTTTTGATGGGAATATACGCCATATCAAAACGCAAAGAAAGTATTTCGCAGCAGGAGATTGAAGATGCCGTCCGGGCTGTTTCGGATAAGGCTGATTCAGAACTGGCCCAAGCCCTGGCAAAGGCTCGGAAAGAACAAGAGGCTGCCGTTAGAAAAGAGGTCAGGAAAGCTCTTGAAGAGGCTGCCCGGTCCCGAGACAAGGAGGATATCTGATGTCTGACAAAGCTGCTAATGATGCCAAAACATGGTTTACACCCTTTAATGTCATATCCGGTACTATCATCATAATAGGTATTGTAATCACCATCTTAAGGTTTACCCGCGGATTGGGAGCAGTTACAAATCTTTCCGATAATAATCCATGGGGGATATGGATCGGCTTTGATCTGCTTGTAGGTGTTGCCCTTGCGGCAGGAGGATATGTAACATCGGCAGCCGTGTATATTTTCGGAATGAAAAAATACCATTCTGCGGTAAGACCTGCGGTGCTTACGGGGTTTCTCGGTTATGCGCTCGTAGTTGTAGCTCTTAACTATGATGTGGGCATACCCTGGCGCCTTCCATATCCCTTTATTTATCAGGGAACAACTTCATTTTTGTTTGAAGTGGCTGCATGCGTTGCTTTATATCTGACCGTTTTATTTCTCGAATTTATGCCTGCTCCGCTGGAATGGCTTGGTTTGAAAAAAGTAAGAGAACTTGCCGTAAAGCTGACTATGGTTCTGACTGTATTAGGCGTTATAATTTCCACATTACATCAGTCATCTCTTGGCGCAATTTTTCTTATTGCGCCTTCAAAGCTTCATCCTCTGTGGTATTCTCCCTATCTGCCGACCTTTTTTTTCATATCAAGCATTATAGCCGGATTATCCATGGTTATATTTGAAAGTACTCTTTCGCATCATTATTTTGCGGACAAAATGGACGAAGTGCATATCAAAGAAAATGAAGGCGT encodes:
- a CDS encoding cytochrome C; its protein translation is MNKGKYLLGFVCILAVSIVFIYSTRILGSGQISDVSSRSRSDVIQIDKMTAFGRLEKPPVEFLHNAHTEALAKKKMDCTACHLTDNDRIFLKFKRIKDTDRIEVMNIYHKGCISCHGEMKAAGEKAGPVECDGCHKEKTLYSSSGQPMGFDKSLHFRHSEVQDKKCERCHHEYDEKAKKLFYAKGKEGTCRYCHQTETKDNLISMRLASHIACIDCHRKNLSKKIAAGPVNCLGCHDREAQQKIKKISPVPRMDMKQPDIALLKTAKKGSGVDTMSLNRMNFVPFDHKAHESYNDSCRICHHESLKPCNECHTLAGIKEGKEVNLEKAMHQVNTGRSCQGCHVLKQDDENCAGCHAFMGKTSRTEDELCLQCHMVPVSEKKKLLKPDDEKMLATAKLLSRTPVTGTYNENDIPEKVIIKNLSNKYEAVDFPHRKIINTLVSNIKDNKLAGYFHSQEGTICQGCHHNSPVSKKPPQCGNCHGKAFDEKNPLKPGIMGAYHLQCIGCHKEMDIKKPAGCTDCHKKIKDKM
- a CDS encoding 4Fe-4S dicluster domain-containing protein; this translates as MSRRKFLGWIGAAGIGSTVGKSALASGNKHFEGYPGSFGVLHDISRCVGCRSCEAACNKVNDLPVPDKAFTDISVLDEKRRTTSKAYTVVNRYDVAGKKEPVFRKNQCNHCLEPACASVCFVRAFKKTPTGAVTYDPNVCVGCRYCMIACPFEIPAYEYNKALEPRVMKCTMCYPRISKGQLPGCVEACPVEALTFGKREDLLMIARERIRKYPDRYINHIYGETEMGGTNWLYISGVAFSDIGMREDLGVTPAPELTSGALAAVPVVAGLWPVLLMGIYAISKRKESISQQEIEDAVRAVSDKADSELAQALAKARKEQEAAVRKEVRKALEEAARSRDKEDI
- the hybB gene encoding Ni/Fe-hydrogenase cytochrome b subunit, whose product is MSDKAANDAKTWFTPFNVISGTIIIIGIVITILRFTRGLGAVTNLSDNNPWGIWIGFDLLVGVALAAGGYVTSAAVYIFGMKKYHSAVRPAVLTGFLGYALVVVALNYDVGIPWRLPYPFIYQGTTSFLFEVAACVALYLTVLFLEFMPAPLEWLGLKKVRELAVKLTMVLTVLGVIISTLHQSSLGAIFLIAPSKLHPLWYSPYLPTFFFISSIIAGLSMVIFESTLSHHYFADKMDEVHIKENEGVTLGFGKAASLVLAGYFMIKIIGIAGGNNWNLLGTSYGLWFLVELLGFVALPSFLYAVGVRNKDLTLIKWTAVWTVLGVVINRLNVSLIAFNWQLPSSQRYFPSWMEIAISVFVVTVGIVVFRFIVTRMPVFYEHPDYKDKH